Proteins from a single region of Actinomycetota bacterium:
- a CDS encoding 4Fe-4S binding protein, with protein sequence MAYRITDDCLSCGACSDECPSGAISEGESIYMIDQDKCTECGSCIDVCPSEAIIEG encoded by the coding sequence TTGGCTTATAGAATCACAGATGACTGCTTGAGCTGCGGCGCCTGTTCGGATGAGTGTCCTTCGGGAGCCATCTCGGAAGGCGAAAGTATCTACATGATAGATCAAGACAAGTGCACCGAGTGTGGAAGCTGCATCGATGTTTGCCCGAGCGAGGCCATCATCGAAGGATAA